One Stenotrophomonas maltophilia DNA window includes the following coding sequences:
- the cyoC gene encoding cytochrome o ubiquinol oxidase subunit III codes for MSTNTSTLSHGHAAHAAAHGHDDHDHHDTGGNTVFGFWVYLMSDCLIFASLFATYVVLAGGTDGGPTAKDLFELPFVAWETALLLTSSLTFGLGMIAMHRKQMGQMYLWLGITWLLGFGFMCMEVWEFQHLIHQGYGPDRSAFLSAFFALVGTHGLHVSAGLLWLLVMFVQLKKYGLTPTNKTRMACLSLFWHFLDLIWIGVFSVVYLNGAL; via the coding sequence ATGAGCACCAATACCTCGACCCTGAGCCACGGGCACGCCGCGCACGCGGCAGCCCATGGCCATGACGACCATGACCACCACGATACCGGCGGCAACACCGTCTTCGGTTTCTGGGTGTACCTGATGAGCGACTGCCTCATCTTCGCCTCGCTGTTCGCCACCTACGTGGTGCTGGCCGGCGGTACCGATGGTGGCCCCACCGCGAAGGACCTGTTTGAACTGCCGTTCGTGGCGTGGGAAACCGCGCTGCTGCTGACCTCCTCGCTGACCTTCGGCCTGGGCATGATCGCCATGCACCGCAAGCAGATGGGCCAGATGTACCTGTGGCTGGGCATCACCTGGCTGCTGGGCTTCGGCTTCATGTGCATGGAAGTGTGGGAGTTCCAGCACCTGATCCATCAGGGCTACGGCCCGGACCGCAGTGCCTTCCTGTCGGCGTTCTTCGCCCTGGTCGGCACCCACGGCCTGCACGTCAGCGCCGGCCTGCTGTGGCTGCTGGTGATGTTCGTGCAGCTGAAGAAGTACGGCCTGACCCCGACCAACAAGACCCGCATGGCGTGCCTGAGCCTGTTCTGGCACTTCCTGGACCTGATCTGGATCGGCGTGTTCTCCGTCGTCTACCTCAATGGAGCGCTGTAA
- the cyoA gene encoding ubiquinol oxidase subunit II, with amino-acid sequence MIPLKTLGRWLRPGLLLSLLVMLTGCDAVAILSPKGQIGQDEKTLLITATVLMLLVVIPVIIMTLTFAWKYRASNTKARYEPKWSHSTAIEVVVWSIPCMIVLVLAVLTWRSSHALDPYKPLDSDVKPVTIEAISLDWKWLFIYPEEKVAVVNEIKFPVNTPLNFKITSDSVMNAFFIPHLGSMIYSMAAMETKLHLIANETGEFPGMSSHYSGAGFAKMHFTAYSVTDAEYRQWLDQVRAGEQTLDKASFKALGEARNAEWYPVTYFGKTEEGLFDWVIAKHMGDNKHYGMKHEHAGAAAADAASHEAHEGHAPSDAHDSKESGENLDANEHEHAGHAGHAGSGE; translated from the coding sequence ATGATTCCGTTGAAAACCCTTGGGCGCTGGTTGCGCCCGGGCCTGCTGCTGTCGTTGCTGGTGATGCTCACCGGCTGCGATGCCGTGGCCATCCTCAGTCCGAAGGGCCAGATCGGCCAGGATGAGAAGACCCTGCTGATCACGGCCACCGTGCTCATGCTGCTGGTCGTCATCCCGGTCATCATCATGACCCTGACCTTCGCGTGGAAGTATCGCGCCTCCAACACCAAGGCCCGTTACGAGCCGAAGTGGTCCCACTCGACGGCGATCGAGGTGGTGGTGTGGTCCATTCCCTGCATGATCGTGCTGGTACTGGCGGTCCTGACCTGGCGCTCGTCGCACGCACTGGACCCGTACAAGCCGCTGGATTCGGACGTCAAGCCGGTCACCATCGAGGCGATCTCGCTGGACTGGAAGTGGCTGTTCATCTATCCGGAAGAGAAGGTGGCGGTCGTCAACGAAATCAAGTTCCCGGTCAACACGCCGCTGAACTTCAAGATCACGTCCGATTCGGTGATGAATGCGTTCTTCATCCCGCACCTGGGCAGCATGATCTACTCGATGGCTGCGATGGAGACCAAGCTCCATCTGATCGCCAACGAGACCGGTGAATTCCCGGGCATGTCCTCGCACTACAGCGGCGCGGGCTTCGCCAAGATGCACTTCACCGCCTACTCGGTCACCGATGCCGAATACCGCCAGTGGCTGGACCAGGTTCGCGCCGGCGAGCAGACCCTGGACAAGGCCTCGTTCAAGGCCCTGGGTGAAGCACGCAACGCCGAGTGGTATCCGGTCACCTACTTCGGCAAGACCGAAGAAGGCCTGTTCGACTGGGTCATCGCCAAGCACATGGGCGACAACAAGCATTACGGCATGAAGCACGAACACGCCGGTGCCGCCGCTGCCGATGCCGCCAGCCATGAAGCGCACGAGGGCCACGCCCCCAGTGACGCGCATGATTCCAAGGAATCGGGTGAAAACCTGGATGCCAACGAACACGAACACGCAGGCCATGCCGGCCACGCGGGTTCGGGAGAATGA
- the cyoB gene encoding cytochrome o ubiquinol oxidase subunit I, which produces MLGKLSLESIPHDPIVLTTLVGAVLGGLGVMALITKFKLWGYLWKEWFTSVDHKKIGVMYLIVAFVMLLRGFSDAIMMRTQQALAVGGSEGYLPPHHYDQIFTAHGVIMIFFVAMPLITGLMNLAVPLQIGARDVAFPFVNSLSFWLFVSGAVLIMLSLWIGEFAATGWLAFPPLSGIEYSPSVGMDYYIWGLQVAGLGTTLSGINFFITILKMRTPSMKLMQMPVFTWTALVTNVLIVAAFPVLTITLVLLTLDRYLGTHFFTNDGGGNAMLYINLIWIWGHPEVYILVLPAFGVFSEVIATFSRKALFGYKGMVYATACIGVLSFIVWLHHFFTMGSGANVNAFFGITTMIISIPTGVKIFNWLFTMFRGRVHFTTPVLWTIGFMVTFVIGGMTGVMLAIPAIDFVLHNSLFLIAHFHNVIIGGVVFGMFAGITYWWPKMFGFRLNEFWGKCAFWCWFIGFYVTFMPMYVLGFMGMTRRLQSTVNPAYEPLLLVAAAGAFIVGAGILCQIIQVAVSIRDRKKTVDLTGDPWDARTLEWETSSPPAFYNFGTLPEVTELDDFWERKQRGEAWPKPAKYTDIHMPRNTGTGVVIGAFSLVFGFAMIWHIWWLAIVGFVGMIATFIYRTFDQDVDYWVPAAEVERIENEHRKHLEAQGLVKSELKA; this is translated from the coding sequence ATGTTGGGAAAACTCTCTCTTGAGTCGATCCCCCACGATCCGATCGTGCTGACCACCCTGGTCGGCGCGGTGCTGGGTGGCCTGGGCGTCATGGCCCTGATCACCAAGTTCAAGCTGTGGGGCTATCTGTGGAAGGAGTGGTTCACCTCGGTGGACCACAAGAAGATCGGCGTGATGTACCTCATCGTCGCCTTCGTCATGCTGCTGCGCGGTTTCTCCGACGCCATCATGATGCGTACCCAGCAGGCGCTTGCCGTCGGCGGGTCCGAGGGTTACCTTCCGCCGCACCACTACGACCAGATCTTCACCGCCCACGGCGTGATCATGATCTTCTTCGTGGCGATGCCGCTGATCACCGGCTTGATGAACCTGGCCGTGCCGCTGCAGATCGGTGCGCGCGACGTCGCGTTCCCGTTCGTCAACTCGCTCAGCTTCTGGCTGTTCGTGTCCGGCGCGGTGCTGATCATGCTGTCGCTGTGGATCGGTGAGTTCGCTGCCACCGGCTGGCTGGCGTTCCCGCCACTGTCGGGCATCGAATACAGTCCAAGCGTAGGCATGGACTACTACATCTGGGGTCTACAGGTCGCAGGCCTGGGTACCACGCTGAGCGGTATCAACTTCTTCATCACCATCTTGAAGATGCGTACCCCCAGCATGAAGCTGATGCAGATGCCGGTGTTCACCTGGACCGCCCTGGTGACCAACGTGCTGATCGTCGCTGCCTTCCCGGTGCTGACCATCACCCTGGTGCTGCTGACCTTGGACCGTTACCTGGGTACGCACTTCTTCACCAATGACGGTGGCGGCAACGCCATGCTGTACATCAACCTGATCTGGATCTGGGGTCACCCGGAGGTGTACATCCTGGTCCTGCCGGCGTTCGGTGTGTTCTCTGAAGTCATCGCGACCTTCTCGCGCAAGGCGCTGTTCGGCTACAAGGGCATGGTCTACGCCACCGCCTGCATCGGCGTGCTGTCGTTCATCGTGTGGCTGCACCACTTCTTCACCATGGGTTCGGGTGCCAACGTCAATGCCTTCTTCGGCATCACGACGATGATCATCTCGATCCCGACCGGCGTGAAGATCTTCAACTGGCTGTTCACCATGTTCCGCGGCCGCGTGCACTTCACCACCCCGGTGCTGTGGACCATCGGCTTCATGGTCACCTTCGTCATCGGCGGCATGACCGGCGTGATGCTGGCGATCCCGGCCATTGACTTCGTGCTGCACAACAGCCTGTTCCTGATTGCCCACTTCCACAACGTCATCATCGGTGGCGTGGTGTTCGGCATGTTCGCCGGCATCACCTACTGGTGGCCGAAGATGTTCGGCTTCCGCCTCAATGAGTTCTGGGGCAAGTGCGCGTTCTGGTGCTGGTTCATCGGCTTCTACGTGACCTTCATGCCGATGTACGTGCTGGGCTTCATGGGCATGACCCGTCGTCTGCAGAGCACCGTCAACCCGGCCTACGAGCCGCTGCTGCTGGTGGCTGCCGCAGGTGCCTTCATCGTGGGTGCCGGCATCCTGTGCCAGATCATCCAGGTGGCCGTGTCGATCCGCGACCGCAAGAAGACCGTCGACCTGACCGGCGACCCGTGGGATGCCCGTACGCTGGAGTGGGAAACCTCTTCGCCGCCGGCCTTCTACAACTTCGGCACCCTGCCGGAAGTCACCGAACTGGACGATTTCTGGGAGCGCAAGCAGCGTGGTGAAGCCTGGCCGAAGCCGGCCAAGTACACCGACATCCACATGCCGCGCAACACCGGCACGGGCGTTGTCATCGGTGCCTTCAGCCTGGTGTTCGGCTTCGCGATGATCTGGCACATCTGGTGGCTGGCCATCGTCGGCTTCGTCGGCATGATCGCCACGTTCATCTACCGCACCTTCGACCAGGACGTGGACTACTGGGTCCCGGCCGCCGAGGTGGAACGCATCGAGAACGAACACCGCAAGCACCTGGAAGCCCAGGGCCTGGTGAAGTCGGAGCTGAAGGCATGA
- a CDS encoding GyrI-like domain-containing protein: protein MDKIDFRKRDRALYQPPTGRFVRIDVPPLPYVMIDGRGDPNTAPAYLQAVQWLYSVSYALKFALKAGGQDYVVPPLEALWTAEDPSHFVARRKDEWRWTVMIRTPEGIGPAQWQAAIGKARAKLGEAPPSLRHEILAEGPSLQTLHVGAYDDEGPTLAHLHDELMPALGYTFAGPHHEIYLSDPRRTDAARLKTVLRQPVRPIEPDEDSHT, encoded by the coding sequence TTGGACAAGATCGACTTCAGGAAGCGCGACCGGGCGCTCTATCAACCGCCGACCGGCCGGTTCGTACGGATCGATGTACCGCCCCTGCCCTACGTGATGATCGATGGTCGCGGCGATCCGAACACGGCCCCCGCCTACCTGCAGGCCGTGCAGTGGCTGTATTCGGTTAGCTATGCACTGAAGTTCGCGCTGAAGGCCGGGGGCCAGGACTACGTGGTGCCACCGCTGGAAGCGCTTTGGACCGCCGAGGATCCGTCGCACTTTGTGGCTCGCCGCAAGGATGAGTGGAGGTGGACGGTGATGATCCGCACACCTGAGGGCATCGGCCCTGCGCAGTGGCAGGCCGCGATCGGCAAGGCGCGCGCGAAGCTGGGAGAAGCTCCGCCCAGCCTTCGCCATGAAATCCTCGCCGAGGGCCCCAGCCTGCAGACCTTGCACGTGGGCGCCTACGACGACGAAGGCCCCACCCTGGCGCATCTGCATGACGAACTGATGCCCGCATTGGGTTACACCTTTGCCGGCCCCCATCATGAGATCTACCTGAGCGACCCGCGCAGGACCGACGCGGCGCGATTGAAAACCGTACTGCGGCAGCCGGTGCGGCCAATTGAGCCTGATGAGGACTCCCACACGTGA
- the cyoD gene encoding cytochrome o ubiquinol oxidase subunit IV — translation MAHDNHAHDHGTGGESHGSVKSYLIGFVLAVVLTVIPFWMVMSGDFSRTVNGVVIAVTAVLQMLVHLVFFLHLDRSSESRWNVNAAAFTVVVIGIIVIGTLWVMHNMNVHMMH, via the coding sequence ATGGCACATGACAACCATGCACACGATCACGGCACCGGCGGCGAAAGCCACGGCAGCGTGAAGTCGTACCTGATCGGCTTCGTGCTGGCGGTGGTGCTGACCGTCATCCCGTTCTGGATGGTGATGTCGGGTGACTTCTCGCGCACCGTCAACGGTGTGGTGATCGCGGTCACCGCGGTGCTGCAGATGCTGGTCCACCTGGTGTTCTTCCTGCACCTGGACCGCTCTTCGGAAAGCCGCTGGAACGTCAACGCTGCGGCCTTCACCGTTGTGGTGATCGGCATCATCGTGATCGGCACCCTGTGGGTCATGCACAACATGAACGTGCACATGATGCACTGA